A single genomic interval of Lacrimispora sphenoides JCM 1415 harbors:
- a CDS encoding glycoside hydrolase family 13 protein gives MCFQAEALNRDALFTDETESFRFPAEPRVGDDVILIFRTAKDNVDQVCYIQEGLSGETVMEKAESDGRFDYYKHRLTAGEEKISYSFKVYKGREVCCYNRLGVSGDNPEGFCFRIVPGFSTPDWAKGAVMYQIYVDRFCNGDVTNDVADGEYVYIGHPVSKVQDWGKYPNQMDVGYFYGGDLQGVWDRLDYLKSLGVDVIYFNPIFVSPSNHKYDCQDYDYIDPHYGLIVKDGGQPVGADAVDNRLAEKYMIRTTDKENLEASNEFFARFVKEVHKRGMRVILDGVFNHCGSFNKWLDGERLYEMSGTYEPGAYVSKDSPYRTFFKFYDEEAWPYNGSYDGWWGHATLPKLNYEDSRTLYEYILQIARKWVSPPYNVDGWRLDVAADLGHSSEYNHKFWRDFRKAVKEANPEAIVLAEHYGDPSSWLQGDQWDTVMNYDAFMEPVTWFLTGMEKHSDERNPNLFGDGESFFKSMNYHMSRMMTGSIQVAMNELSNHDHSRFMTRTNGRVGRTSTLGPEAASQGINNGIFREAVMIQMTWPGAPTIYYGDEAGVCGWTDPDNRRTYPWGREDLELIEFHRYMTGLHHSIPALRLGSLKQLLAGRHLISYGRFLKDSICAVAVNNLPEERQIGIPVWQLGMEDGEIMSRYMLTYENGYNVGKIPYEVKDGQVLVSMPGTSSVLLVAERE, from the coding sequence ATGTGCTTCCAGGCTGAGGCGTTAAATAGAGATGCATTATTTACTGATGAGACAGAAAGTTTCCGATTCCCGGCAGAGCCCCGTGTGGGAGATGATGTGATTCTGATTTTCCGGACGGCAAAGGACAATGTGGACCAGGTCTGTTATATCCAGGAGGGGTTAAGCGGAGAGACGGTCATGGAAAAGGCAGAGTCCGACGGCCGGTTCGATTATTATAAACATAGATTGACGGCAGGAGAAGAGAAAATCAGCTACAGCTTTAAAGTGTATAAGGGCAGAGAAGTCTGCTGCTATAACCGGCTGGGTGTTTCCGGGGATAATCCGGAAGGATTTTGCTTTCGCATCGTACCCGGTTTTTCCACCCCTGACTGGGCCAAAGGAGCCGTCATGTATCAGATTTACGTAGACCGGTTCTGCAACGGTGATGTGACCAATGATGTGGCAGACGGAGAGTACGTATATATTGGCCATCCGGTATCCAAGGTACAGGACTGGGGGAAATATCCCAACCAGATGGATGTGGGGTATTTTTACGGCGGCGATTTACAGGGAGTATGGGATAGGCTGGATTATTTAAAGAGTCTTGGTGTTGATGTAATCTATTTTAATCCCATTTTTGTATCACCATCCAATCATAAGTATGACTGCCAGGATTATGATTACATTGATCCCCATTACGGCCTGATCGTTAAGGATGGAGGGCAACCGGTAGGGGCTGATGCAGTGGATAACCGGCTCGCTGAAAAATACATGATCCGTACTACAGATAAAGAGAATTTAGAAGCCAGCAATGAATTTTTCGCCCGGTTTGTTAAAGAGGTGCACAAACGAGGGATGAGGGTCATCCTGGATGGGGTATTTAATCATTGCGGTTCTTTTAATAAATGGCTGGATGGAGAACGGCTCTATGAGATGTCCGGAACGTACGAGCCGGGAGCCTATGTGTCAAAGGACAGCCCATACCGGACGTTTTTTAAATTTTACGACGAAGAAGCCTGGCCTTATAATGGTTCCTACGACGGCTGGTGGGGCCATGCAACCCTTCCAAAGCTGAATTATGAGGACTCCAGGACTTTGTATGAGTATATCCTGCAGATCGCCAGAAAGTGGGTATCGCCACCCTACAATGTAGATGGATGGCGGCTTGATGTTGCGGCAGATTTAGGACACAGCAGCGAATACAACCATAAGTTCTGGAGAGACTTCCGCAAGGCGGTAAAGGAGGCCAATCCGGAGGCTATTGTGCTTGCTGAGCATTACGGGGACCCGTCCAGCTGGCTCCAGGGGGACCAGTGGGATACGGTCATGAACTATGATGCTTTCATGGAGCCTGTAACCTGGTTTTTGACAGGCATGGAAAAGCACAGCGACGAAAGAAACCCCAATCTGTTCGGAGATGGGGAAAGTTTCTTTAAGTCCATGAATTACCATATGAGCCGCATGATGACAGGATCCATACAGGTGGCCATGAATGAGCTGTCAAATCATGATCATTCCCGTTTTATGACCAGAACCAACGGCCGGGTGGGACGGACTTCCACTCTGGGCCCGGAAGCAGCCTCTCAGGGTATTAACAATGGAATTTTCAGGGAAGCGGTTATGATCCAGATGACCTGGCCCGGCGCTCCCACAATTTATTACGGAGACGAGGCGGGTGTCTGCGGGTGGACGGATCCGGATAACCGGAGAACCTATCCCTGGGGCCGGGAGGATTTAGAACTGATCGAGTTTCACCGGTATATGACCGGACTTCATCACAGCATACCGGCATTGCGCCTTGGGTCCTTAAAACAGCTTCTGGCCGGGAGACACCTTATTTCTTATGGGCGTTTCTTAAAGGACAGCATTTGCGCCGTGGCGGTCAACAATCTTCCGGAAGAACGGCAGATCGGGATCCCTGTATGGCAGTTGGGAATGGAGGACGGGGAAATCATGTCCCGGTACATGCTGACCTATGAAAACGGGTATAATGTAGGTAAAATTCCTTATGAGGTGAAAGACGGTCAGGTGCTTGTCTCCATGCCGGGAACAAGCTCTGTTTTGCTGGTAGCTGAACGGGAATAG
- the ftsH gene encoding ATP-dependent zinc metalloprotease FtsH, with translation MKQQQPFRGLGFLLLLVIMLFFASRLPQKSGIITNQELMQAIDNGTIVSATIRQNDPPPTGRIEMTMTDNSTKQANVSNVIEIQDRLDRNGITYTVDAVQKENLFLTITLPLILTAVVLVFLFMLMNARAGAGSANAKMMNFGRSRAHLAKDANKVNFSKVAGLEEEKEELEEVVDFLKNPQKYTSVGARIPKGILLVGPPGTGKTLLAKAVAGEAGVPFFSISGSDFVEMFVGVGASRVRDLFEEGKKHAPCIIFIDEIDAVARRRGTGMGGGHDEREQTLNQLLVEMDGFGINEGIIVMAATNRVDILDPAILRPGRFDRKVGVGRPDVKGREEILKVHSKEKPLGEDVDLKRIAQTTAGFTGADLENLMNEAAIYAAKHSKKFINQADVDRAFVKVGIGAEKKSKVITEKEKRITAYHEAGHAILFHLLPDEGPVHTISIIPTGVGAAGYTMPLPENDHMFNTRGKMLQDIMVDLGGRIAEELIFGDITTGASQDIKQATATARAMVTQYGMSDKVGMINYGNEGDEVFIGRDLAHAKSYGGQVANTIDNEVKRIIDECYEKAKDIILKHEEVLHACCKLLMEKEKIGQKEFENLFSAVAEG, from the coding sequence TTGAAACAACAGCAACCATTCAGAGGCTTGGGCTTTCTGCTCCTTCTGGTCATCATGCTTTTCTTTGCCAGTAGGCTGCCCCAAAAGAGCGGAATTATCACCAACCAGGAGCTGATGCAGGCAATTGATAATGGAACCATAGTCTCGGCAACCATCAGGCAGAACGACCCGCCCCCAACGGGGAGGATCGAGATGACCATGACTGACAACTCAACAAAACAGGCCAATGTGTCCAATGTCATTGAGATTCAGGATCGTCTGGATCGCAATGGAATTACCTATACAGTGGATGCGGTACAAAAGGAAAATTTATTCCTGACGATTACGCTTCCGTTAATCTTAACGGCGGTAGTTTTGGTTTTTCTGTTCATGTTGATGAATGCCAGGGCAGGGGCAGGAAGCGCTAATGCCAAAATGATGAATTTTGGAAGAAGCCGGGCTCATCTTGCAAAGGATGCCAACAAGGTGAACTTCAGCAAGGTAGCAGGACTTGAAGAAGAAAAGGAGGAGCTGGAAGAAGTCGTTGATTTCTTAAAGAATCCTCAGAAGTATACCAGTGTAGGGGCCCGGATCCCGAAGGGAATCCTCCTTGTAGGACCGCCCGGAACAGGAAAAACCCTCCTTGCCAAGGCAGTGGCAGGAGAAGCCGGGGTACCGTTTTTCTCCATTTCCGGTTCCGATTTTGTGGAAATGTTTGTAGGTGTCGGCGCTTCCCGCGTGAGGGACCTGTTTGAAGAAGGAAAAAAGCATGCCCCCTGTATCATATTTATCGATGAGATCGATGCGGTAGCCCGCCGCAGAGGTACCGGTATGGGCGGCGGACACGACGAAAGAGAGCAGACCTTAAACCAGCTTCTGGTGGAAATGGATGGCTTCGGGATCAATGAAGGGATCATCGTTATGGCGGCTACAAACCGTGTAGATATCCTGGACCCGGCAATTCTGCGTCCCGGACGCTTTGACCGGAAGGTAGGGGTCGGTAGGCCTGACGTAAAAGGAAGAGAAGAAATCTTAAAGGTTCATTCCAAGGAAAAACCTTTGGGAGAAGATGTGGATCTAAAGAGGATCGCCCAGACGACTGCGGGATTTACCGGTGCAGATCTGGAGAACCTCATGAATGAAGCCGCTATCTATGCGGCCAAACACAGCAAGAAATTTATCAATCAGGCTGACGTTGACAGAGCTTTTGTAAAGGTTGGAATCGGAGCCGAGAAAAAGAGCAAGGTAATAACCGAAAAGGAAAAAAGGATTACGGCTTACCACGAAGCAGGCCATGCGATTTTATTCCATCTGCTTCCTGATGAAGGACCGGTGCATACCATTTCCATCATTCCTACGGGAGTCGGTGCTGCCGGATATACCATGCCATTACCGGAAAATGATCATATGTTCAACACCAGGGGCAAGATGCTCCAGGATATCATGGTGGATTTAGGCGGAAGGATCGCAGAGGAGCTTATTTTCGGCGATATCACCACCGGAGCTTCCCAGGATATCAAGCAGGCAACCGCTACGGCCCGGGCCATGGTGACCCAGTACGGAATGTCTGATAAAGTGGGTATGATCAATTATGGCAATGAGGGCGATGAAGTCTTTATCGGCCGTGATCTGGCCCATGCAAAGAGCTACGGCGGCCAGGTGGCCAATACCATTGATAATGAAGTAAAACGGATCATTGATGAGTGCTATGAAAAGGCAAAGGATATTATCTTAAAACATGAAGAGGTACTCCACGCCTGCTGTAAGCTGCTCATGGAAAAAGAAAAGATTGGCCAGAAAGAATTTGAAAATTTGTTTTCTGCAGTAGCGGAGGGTTAA
- the hpt gene encoding hypoxanthine phosphoribosyltransferase has protein sequence MDDKIRILLSEEEVAARVKEIAEVISRDYDGKPLHLICILKGGVFFTCELAKRINLPLTMDFMSVSSYGAGTVTSGIVKITKDLDDPIEGKDVLIVEDIIDSGNTLAYLIEVLKQRNPKSIELCTLLDKPERRVKDQVKVKYTCFTVPDQFIVGYGLDYDQIYRNLPYIGVIEQQ, from the coding sequence ATGGATGATAAGATACGTATATTGTTATCAGAGGAAGAAGTAGCGGCAAGGGTAAAAGAAATAGCAGAAGTGATCAGCAGAGATTATGATGGAAAACCACTTCATTTGATTTGTATTTTAAAGGGTGGTGTTTTCTTTACCTGTGAGCTTGCAAAGCGGATCAATCTGCCTCTTACCATGGATTTCATGTCCGTATCCAGTTACGGCGCCGGAACGGTGACCAGCGGAATCGTTAAGATCACCAAAGACCTTGATGATCCCATTGAAGGAAAGGATGTATTGATCGTGGAGGATATCATTGATTCCGGCAATACCCTGGCCTATCTGATTGAGGTATTAAAGCAGAGAAATCCAAAAAGCATTGAGCTGTGTACCCTTCTTGATAAACCGGAGCGCCGGGTGAAGGATCAGGTCAAGGTGAAATATACCTGTTTTACCGTACCGGATCAATTTATCGTTGGATATGGCCTTGACTACGATCAGATATACAGGAATTTACCATATATTGGAGTTATAGAACAGCAATAA
- the tilS gene encoding tRNA lysidine(34) synthetase TilS, with protein MYRTILDYIRRNRLFSPGDRVIVALSGGADSVCLLVVLNELKEVLGLELKAVHVHHGLRGKEADRDSDYAGKLSESMGVPFACVRVDAALYAREHGMSVEEAGRHLRYQIFEKERLDFSGTKIAVAHHRDDQAETILYNLFRGTGLKGLGGMRPVRDKIVRPLLSVGREEILAYLAENGISYCEDSTNAQTDYVRNRIRSRILPEITEEVNRRAGENILHAGELAAQADAYLEKQAEAILKAWGIGETDEAGTITARGVDTKALLAEDDIIKNYVIRIMIRSVNESMKDITMTHVESAAALLFGSSGRQVDLPCGLIAVRIFDELWIKRKKQEGLVDKEKTVFLPELEFKIFPYKKGQEIPKNRYTKWFDYDKIKCALSVRYRKTGDYMTLAGGGRKTVKEFMIHEKIPREEREKIPLVADGSHVLWVIGYRISEYYKITDDTRTVIQMQLDGGKNNG; from the coding sequence ATGTACAGAACGATATTAGATTATATCAGACGGAACCGGCTGTTTTCTCCGGGGGACCGCGTCATTGTGGCGCTTTCCGGAGGAGCCGATTCGGTCTGTCTTCTTGTAGTCTTAAACGAGCTTAAGGAAGTGCTGGGGCTGGAATTAAAAGCGGTTCATGTCCATCACGGCTTAAGGGGGAAAGAGGCAGACAGAGACAGCGATTACGCTGGTAAGCTTTCAGAATCGATGGGAGTGCCTTTTGCCTGTGTCCGGGTGGATGCAGCCCTTTATGCCAGGGAACATGGTATGTCAGTGGAAGAGGCAGGAAGGCATTTGCGTTACCAGATATTTGAAAAGGAGCGCCTTGACTTTTCAGGGACAAAAATAGCGGTGGCCCATCACAGGGATGATCAGGCGGAGACCATTCTTTATAACCTGTTCCGGGGGACCGGGTTAAAAGGGCTTGGAGGAATGCGCCCGGTACGGGACAAAATTGTCCGCCCGCTGCTGTCTGTTGGAAGGGAGGAAATTCTTGCATATCTGGCGGAAAATGGGATATCTTATTGTGAGGACTCTACCAATGCCCAGACGGATTATGTGAGGAATCGCATTAGAAGCCGGATTTTGCCGGAGATCACGGAAGAAGTCAACAGGCGTGCAGGGGAGAACATCCTTCACGCGGGAGAGCTGGCTGCACAGGCAGATGCGTATCTGGAAAAGCAGGCAGAAGCCATATTAAAGGCCTGGGGAATCGGGGAAACGGATGAGGCCGGAACAATAACGGCGCGGGGAGTTGATACAAAGGCTCTTTTGGCGGAAGATGACATTATAAAGAACTATGTGATCCGGATCATGATCCGGTCTGTCAATGAATCCATGAAGGATATTACGATGACTCACGTGGAAAGCGCAGCAGCGCTTCTTTTTGGTTCTTCCGGCAGGCAGGTGGATTTGCCCTGCGGGCTTATTGCTGTGCGTATTTTTGATGAATTATGGATAAAAAGGAAAAAACAGGAAGGATTGGTGGATAAGGAAAAGACTGTTTTTCTTCCAGAACTGGAATTTAAGATCTTTCCCTACAAAAAAGGTCAGGAAATTCCCAAAAACAGGTATACGAAATGGTTTGATTATGATAAAATCAAGTGTGCGCTGTCTGTTAGGTATCGAAAAACCGGGGATTACATGACACTGGCCGGAGGCGGCAGAAAAACCGTCAAGGAATTTATGATTCATGAGAAGATACCGAGAGAGGAACGGGAAAAAATACCGCTTGTAGCGGATGGTTCCCATGTCCTCTGGGTCATCGGATACCGGATCAGTGAATATTATAAGATAACAGATGATACCCGTACAGTAATACAAATGCAGTTAGACGGAGGAAAAAACAATGGATGA
- a CDS encoding SpoIIE family protein phosphatase encodes MFRRKAAHHDMADVNVYTAKRLNDMASSLGELAKACTDDLSAEQGLTKEDGIAALETAAAMVCAGCNKCIVYSGKEQDNQYYLQYLVRAFEQKGSVDYGDMPRFFLETCKRKDDYMVQLNRGLGRATMNLAWKNRFLESRDAVIVQFKELAVILEEFSHQVEHSVDITPDWEEEIKRAFRRNHIIIEKMLILEYENHQREAFLTMRTLNGRCVTVKEAAEILENAIEEGEWTVAPDGRNLVTKQADTIRFVEKGEYRVIYGVAKAVKSGEEVSGDNYTFGQVQPGQVIMSLSDGMGSGRVAEEESRQVIELTQRLLEAGFSTRAALKMVNTVLLLTGISQHPATLDLCCIDLKTGIMEAMKLGAAATYILSEKGVELLEAGEVPMGILNPVEPVLLSKKLWDDNRIIMVSDGVLDALPADEKELMLQEFIAGMPVKNPQDMADRILLFARSFSDKAADDMTVLTAGIWKRK; translated from the coding sequence GTGTTCAGACGTAAGGCGGCACATCATGATATGGCTGATGTGAATGTATATACGGCAAAAAGATTAAACGACATGGCCAGCTCTTTGGGAGAGCTTGCCAAAGCTTGTACAGATGACTTGTCAGCAGAACAGGGACTTACAAAGGAAGACGGCATTGCGGCCCTTGAAACGGCGGCGGCTATGGTATGCGCAGGCTGCAACAAATGCATTGTGTATTCCGGGAAAGAACAGGACAATCAATATTATCTGCAATATCTGGTTCGTGCATTTGAACAAAAAGGGAGTGTGGACTACGGGGACATGCCCCGTTTTTTTCTGGAAACCTGTAAAAGGAAGGATGACTACATGGTTCAGCTGAACCGGGGGCTTGGCAGAGCCACTATGAATCTGGCATGGAAGAACCGTTTTTTGGAAAGCCGTGACGCAGTCATCGTCCAATTTAAAGAACTGGCTGTGATTTTGGAGGAGTTTTCCCATCAGGTGGAACATTCTGTTGACATAACTCCGGATTGGGAGGAAGAAATTAAGCGGGCTTTCCGCCGCAACCATATTATCATTGAGAAGATGCTCATTTTAGAATACGAGAATCATCAGAGGGAAGCATTTCTGACAATGAGGACCTTGAACGGACGGTGTGTGACGGTAAAGGAGGCTGCGGAGATCCTGGAAAATGCCATAGAGGAAGGGGAATGGACGGTTGCCCCTGACGGCAGGAACTTAGTGACCAAGCAGGCCGACACCATACGGTTTGTTGAAAAGGGAGAGTACCGGGTCATTTATGGTGTGGCCAAAGCAGTCAAAAGCGGAGAAGAGGTATCCGGAGACAATTATACCTTTGGACAAGTCCAGCCGGGACAAGTTATCATGAGCCTGTCAGACGGCATGGGAAGCGGCAGAGTGGCCGAAGAGGAAAGCAGGCAGGTCATTGAGCTGACTCAAAGACTTCTAGAGGCCGGATTTTCCACCAGGGCGGCCCTTAAAATGGTCAATACGGTCCTGCTTCTCACCGGGATCTCCCAGCATCCGGCCACCCTGGATTTATGCTGCATTGATTTAAAAACCGGGATCATGGAGGCCATGAAGCTGGGGGCGGCAGCCACCTATATTCTCAGTGAAAAGGGAGTAGAGCTTTTGGAAGCAGGTGAGGTGCCCATGGGAATCTTAAATCCGGTGGAACCGGTTCTCCTGTCTAAAAAGCTATGGGATGATAACCGGATCATCATGGTGAGCGACGGTGTGTTAGACGCTCTTCCGGCAGACGAAAAGGAACTGATGCTGCAGGAATTCATTGCCGGAATGCCGGTAAAAAATCCTCAGGATATGGCTGATCGGATTCTCCTGTTTGCAAGATCCTTCAGCGATAAGGCGGCGGATGATATGACCGTTCTCACTGCCGGAATATGGAAAAGAAAATAA
- a CDS encoding septum formation initiator family protein, translated as MDKMGKSRRKRKDRWGNRMTIIGITFVVFSLAVIVTIKGVTLKEKEREYELRLENLQAQVDKEEERSQKLEEYRVYVQTKQYIEEVAKQKLGLVNPDEILLKPSRRQ; from the coding sequence ATGGACAAAATGGGAAAATCAAGACGAAAGAGAAAAGATAGGTGGGGCAATCGAATGACGATTATCGGCATTACCTTTGTCGTATTCAGCCTTGCTGTGATTGTTACCATTAAGGGAGTCACGTTAAAAGAGAAGGAGCGGGAGTATGAGCTCCGTCTGGAAAATCTTCAGGCCCAGGTGGACAAGGAAGAGGAGCGGTCTCAAAAATTAGAGGAATACCGGGTTTATGTCCAAACCAAACAATATATTGAAGAAGTCGCAAAGCAGAAGCTGGGACTTGTAAATCCTGACGAGATATTACTGAAGCCGTCGCGCAGGCAGTAG
- the yabQ gene encoding spore cortex biosynthesis protein YabQ — protein MPRRSHMSVHIVYEVKLLLYSFLTGAGLMITYDLLRIFRIFIPHSYVFIGIEDMIYWVYAALATFSLLYEQNDGGLRGYAVAGVFIGMFLYDKIISRHFIKLLKHFRIYLKIKVDGCNRRKNRH, from the coding sequence ATGCCCAGAAGGAGTCATATGAGCGTTCATATCGTATACGAAGTAAAACTTCTGCTCTACAGCTTTTTAACAGGCGCAGGGCTTATGATAACATATGACCTGTTACGCATTTTCCGTATTTTTATTCCTCATTCCTATGTGTTTATAGGAATAGAGGACATGATATACTGGGTTTATGCGGCCTTAGCCACGTTTTCTCTGCTGTATGAACAGAATGACGGAGGATTAAGAGGGTACGCCGTTGCTGGAGTATTTATAGGAATGTTTTTATATGATAAAATAATAAGCAGACATTTCATAAAACTCTTGAAACATTTCCGAATATATCTTAAAATAAAAGTGGATGGTTGTAACCGAAGAAAGAACCGGCATTAA
- the yabP gene encoding sporulation protein YabP, giving the protein MEEKVNIRPHRLTIENRGSGTMTGIREVVSFDENQVVLDTDMGLLTLKGKGLHVSRLTLEKGEVDLNGNIESLTYSSNEALRRSGESMISRLFK; this is encoded by the coding sequence ATGGAAGAAAAGGTGAATATCCGTCCTCACAGGCTCACAATAGAAAACCGGGGTTCCGGTACGATGACAGGAATACGGGAAGTGGTGTCCTTTGATGAAAACCAGGTAGTTCTTGATACGGACATGGGACTTTTGACTTTAAAGGGAAAGGGGCTCCACGTCAGCCGCCTGACGCTTGAAAAAGGGGAAGTGGATTTAAACGGCAATATTGAAAGTCTTACCTATTCCTCCAATGAAGCTCTGCGCAGGTCTGGAGAATCCATGATTTCCAGACTGTTTAAATAA
- a CDS encoding RNA-binding S4 domain-containing protein: MRLDKFLKVSRLIKRRTVANEACDAGRVLVGGKPAKASLNIKEGDIIEIHFGTSSVKVEVLDVAETVKKEEAKELYRYL, encoded by the coding sequence ATGAGACTGGATAAGTTTCTCAAGGTTTCTCGTCTGATCAAGAGAAGAACCGTAGCGAACGAAGCCTGTGATGCAGGACGTGTGCTTGTAGGCGGAAAGCCTGCGAAAGCTTCCTTAAACATTAAGGAAGGCGACATCATAGAGATCCATTTTGGGACTAGCTCTGTAAAGGTTGAGGTTCTTGATGTAGCGGAAACGGTTAAAAAGGAAGAAGCGAAAGAGCTTTATCGCTATCTCTAG
- a CDS encoding HU family DNA-binding protein yields the protein MLHSRRKISMNKAELIAAVAEKAELSKKDAEKAVKALTDVISEELVKGEKIQLVGFGTFEVSERAAREGRNPKSGEVMNIPASKTPKFKAGKALKDMVNA from the coding sequence GTGCTACATTCTAGGAGGAAGATATCAATGAACAAAGCAGAGTTAATCGCAGCAGTCGCAGAAAAAGCAGAGCTGTCCAAAAAGGATGCAGAGAAGGCAGTTAAAGCTTTAACAGATGTAATATCTGAAGAACTGGTTAAAGGCGAGAAGATCCAGTTAGTTGGTTTTGGTACATTTGAGGTATCTGAAAGAGCGGCAAGAGAGGGAAGAAATCCAAAGAGCGGCGAAGTTATGAATATTCCTGCTTCTAAGACACCAAAATTTAAAGCTGGAAAGGCTTTAAAGGATATGGTAAACGCTTAA
- a CDS encoding MazG nucleotide pyrophosphohydrolase domain-containing protein, whose amino-acid sequence MYTFEDLVNITNKLRSEKGCSWDREQTYESLKKCLEEESREVLNAIDHEDMENLCEELGDILFLVMLYSQIAKERGDFSADDVVNGICKKMIRRHPHVFGGENAGLQLEGQALWEAIKKQEKALQKCEKP is encoded by the coding sequence ATGTATACTTTTGAAGATTTAGTAAATATTACAAATAAACTGCGATCCGAAAAAGGCTGTTCCTGGGACAGAGAGCAGACCTATGAAAGTCTGAAAAAATGCCTTGAAGAGGAAAGCAGGGAGGTTCTTAATGCCATCGATCATGAGGATATGGAAAACCTTTGCGAAGAACTGGGAGATATCCTGTTTCTGGTAATGCTTTACAGCCAGATTGCAAAGGAGCGGGGAGACTTTTCTGCTGATGATGTGGTAAACGGAATCTGTAAAAAAATGATACGCAGACACCCCCATGTTTTTGGCGGAGAAAATGCTGGTTTGCAGCTGGAGGGACAAGCGCTTTGGGAGGCAATAAAAAAGCAGGAGAAAGCCTTACAAAAGTGCGAAAAACCTTGA